The Antennarius striatus isolate MH-2024 chromosome 20, ASM4005453v1, whole genome shotgun sequence genome includes a region encoding these proteins:
- the scrib gene encoding protein scribble homolog isoform X5 — protein sequence MLKCIPLWRCNRHVESVDKRHCSLQTVPDEIFRYSRSLEELLLDANQLKELPKPFFRLLNLRKLGLSDNEIQRLPPEVANFMQLVELDISRNDIPEIPESIKFCRALEIADFSGNPLSRLPDGFTQLRALAHLALNDVSLQTLPNDIGNLANLVTLELRENLLKSLPTSLSFLVKLEQLDLGSNELETLPDTLGALPNLRELWLDRNQLSSLPPELGNLRRLVCLDVSENRLEELPSELNGLLALTDLLLTQNVLEVVPDSIGGLKQLSILKVDQNRLTHLTDSIGECENLTELVLTENLLQSLPRSLGKLKKLTNLNVDRNRLGSVPKELGGCASLNVLSLRDNRLGKLPAELADATELHVLDVAGNRLQNLPFALTNLNLKAMWLAENQSQPMLKFQTEDDERTGEKVLTCYLLPQQPSPSLENLLQNSVDDSWTDSNLNRVSVIQFQEETKAEEEDDEAAADRRGLQRRATPHPSELKVMKKVIEERRNEAFTSRPDGEEESIDPQEKRLSDLSNQSHDSQVSNSTLSATSHEERRNVTVASHREDLVDGHYPHEEEELDEMEVEYIEPTVHFAEEPIIRGGEEDEEEDGEDGERSDEEDERPAFPMEKQRLIRKDTPHYKKHFKITKLPKPEAVAALLQGFSPGGLNSTTQAAEDERDEEEDESLSTPLHHHRIEELVDGQQVNSSQVKGVSFDQVNNLLIEPARIEEEEHTLTIQRQTGGLGISIAGGKGSTPYKGDDEGIFISRVSEDGPAARAGVKVGDKLLEVNGVDLHEAEHHTAVEALRSSGETVSMSVLRERMVEPENAITTTPLRPEDDYFPRERRSSGLAFNLETTPSGPQQRLSTCLIRNDRGLGFSIAGGKGSTPYRTGDTGIYISRIADGGAAHRDSTLRVGDRVISINGVDMTEARHDQAVALLTGTSPTIALLVERDPKAPGGSPGQSRARAHSPPPPEPSDSPDQEEEGLNLHGNHLSQMEDEYPIEEVTLVKSGGPLGLSIVGGSDHASHPFGINEPGVFISKVIPHGLACQSGLRVGDRILEVNSIDLRHATHQEAVRSLLANKQEIRMLVRRDPSPPGMQEIVIQKQPGEKLGISIRGGAKGHAGNPFDATDEGIFISKVSSSGAAARDGRLQVGMRILEVNNHSLLGMTHTEAVRVLRAIGDSLGMLVCDGFDPRKVAAVEASPGIIANPFATGIVRKNSLESISSIDRDLSPEEIDIMQKESEMVRETSQWEREDMEKVERMRLEREEATRLLEEETENMRTGPLKLDYKTLAALPTTSLQKINRFPLPVSLAAPMEAPLPAHYGSPLEPLGFSLNHHTEPESAPGLNTGHLQSDQADYLQGPQLLAADSAGSSTTINSSTCEAEEEECLVDSQPISFKENPFLVANRKGKGRPPGQQILSGPPVGYGKEGQLQPWLFSKAPSSDYTRTDSPIREAPYSPTIQPPSHHSSNSSLCTGRETRFANIHYTSTPTAKEDTPSSTRPGAIQPVGRVWQSTSPATPDGNSPNPFQHGPSPFNSQTSDLYGVRNNFHLNQPSPEPQLINEVFDDDIDGQTGPGKSLAGKVSSRQDYMSLAAVPRLSRLSMELQSPSPGGKDSPEQRSFRDRQKYFEIDVKQQTPDKPKPRVSLVGEDDLKKMREEEERKFEQRAREYLLDEDDEDDDEEDLAKQMAHMKASGKVLLDGVEYRVEPVSPPSQHSMSQSFNVTPPSYYGSSGPSSVDGKGDSQRNSLEDSFRTGQRPDSMTGLISAYPSESAAPIRTAKAERRHQERLRMQSPELAVAPDKDLSPAEKRALEAEKRAMWRAARPYGLEEDVRQYEQDLAKRLYQARVRASQGPPEAPQPPSSSSAASQLRMKSLEQDALKAQMVIAKSRDGKKRGTLDQLTESPSPAPTPSPTPMEELSPRGLTSPGRLTPDAANNTQFINDDSGNPGNATSLEAEAPTTLPATSALEEMALYSNKRKLRQGRRSLEAAMPT from the exons CCGTTCTTCAGACTACTCAACCTCCGAAAGCTCGGCTTGAGCGACAATGAGATCCAGAGACTCCCTCCTGAGGTGGCCAACTTCATGCAGCTGGTGGAACTGGACATCTCCAGAAACG ACATTCCTGAGATCCCCGAGAGCATTAAGTTTTGCAGGGCTTTGGAGATCGCAGACTTCAGTGGAAACCCCCTGTCCAG ATTGCCAGATGGCTTCACTCAGCTCAGAGCGCTGGCTCACTTGGCGCTCAACGACGTGTCTTTGCAGACGTTGCCCAACGACATTGGAAA cCTTGCCAACCTTGTGACGTTGGAGCTCAGGGAAAACCTGCTGAAGTCTTTGCCCAC GTCACTCTCTTTCCTGGTGAAACTGGAACAGCTGGACCTGGGCAGCAATGAACTGGAAACTTTA CCAGACACCCTGGGTGCCCTCCCCAACCTGAGGGAGCTCTGGCTGGACCGTAACCAGCTGTCCTCATTACCACCA gagctGGGAAATCTCCGGAGGCTGGTGTGTCTGGACGTGTCAGAGAATCGTCTGGAGGAGCTTCCCTCGGAGCTCAATGGCCTCctggctctcactgacctgctgctcACACAGAATGTGTTGGAGGTTGTCCCAGACAGCATAG GAGGCCTGAAACAGCTGTCCATCTTGAAAGTGGACCAGAACAGACTGACCCACCTGACTGACTCCATAGGAGAGTGTGAGAACCTTACAGAGCTCGTCTTGACGGAAAACCTTTTACAG TCACTTCCTCGCTCGCTGGGCAAGCTGAAGAAGCTGACTAATCTGAATGTAGACCGCAACCGTTTGGGAAGTGTTCCCAAAGAGCTGGGGGGTTGTGCCAGCCTCAACGTTCTCTCACTGAGAGACAACCGCCTGGGGAAACTTCCTGCAGAGCTCGCAGATGCCACTGAGCTACATGTGCTGGATGTGGCTGGAAACCG ATTACAAAACCTGCCTTTTGCCCTGACTAACCTCAACCTGAAGGCCATGTGGCTCGCAGAAAACCAGTCACAGCCAATGCTCAAGTTCCAGACGGAGGATGACGAGCGCACTGGAGAGAAGGTGTTGACCTGCTATTTATTACCCCAGcagccttctccaagtctag AGAACTTGTTGCAGAACAGTGTGGATGACAGCTGGACGGACAGCAACCTGAACAGAGTGTCAGTCATTCAGTTCCAGGAGGAGAccaaagcagaggaggaggatgacgagGCTGCTGCCGACCGTAGA GGCCTTCAGCGCAGAGCCACACCACACCCCAGTGagctgaaggtgatgaagaaggTGATTGAAGAGAGGAGAAATGAAGCTTTCACATCGCGACCTGATGGAGAAGAAGAGTCCATTGACCCACAG GAGAAGCGGCTCAGTGACCTTTCCAATCAGAGTCATGACTCTCAAGTGTCCAATAGCACGCTCTCAGCCACCTCCCATGAGGAACGACGCAACGTGACCGTGGCCTCACACAGAGAGGACTTAGTAGATGGTCACTACCCTCATGAAGAGGAAGAGCTGGATGAGATGGAGGTGGAGTACATTGAG CCCACTGTGCACTTTGCAGAGGAGCCCATCATCCGCGGTGGAgaagaggacgaagaggaggacggCGAAGATGGCGAGAGGAGTGACGAAGAAGACGAAAGGCCTGCCTTTCCCATGGAAAAGCAGCGTCTGATCAGAAAAGACACGCCACACTACAAGAAGCACTTCAAAATCACCAAGCTGCCGAAGCCCGAGGCTGTGGCCGCGCTGCTACAGGGCTTCAGCCCTGGCGGCCTCAACTCTACGACGCAGGCTGCAGAGGACGAGCGggacgaggaggaagacgagagtCTATCCACCCCTCTACACCATCACAGGATAGAGGAGCTGGTGGACGGCCAGCAGGTCAACTCCAGTCAAGTAAAG GGGGTGTCATTTGATCAAGTCAATAATCTGCTGATTGAACCTGCTCGaattgaggaggaagag CACACCTTGACTATTCAGAGACAAACAGGCGGCCTGGGCATCAGCATCGCCGGAGGGAAGGGGTCCACACCTTACAAGGGAGACGATGAG ggAATTTTCATCTCCAGAGTGTCTGAGGACGGTCCTGCAGCCAGAGCCGGGGTAAAAGTGGGAGACAAGCTCTTGGAG GTGAACGGCGTGGACCTCCACGAGGCGGAACATCACACCGCCGTCGAAGCGCTCCGTAGCTCCGGCGAAACAGTTTCCATGTCGGTGCTGCGAGAGCGCATGGTGGAACCGGAGAACGCCATCACCACCACGCCACTGAGGCCCGAGGACGATTACTTCCCGCGGGAGAGACGGAGCAGCGGCCTGGCTTTCAACCTGGAGACGACTCCCAGCGGGCCTCAGCAGCGGCTCTCCACCTGCCTGATCCGAAACGACCGGGGGCTGGGATTCAGTATCGCAGGGGGCAAAGGCTCCACGCCCTACCGCACGggagacaca GGAATATACATCTCTCGTATCGCAGACGGAGGAGCGGCGCACCGCGACAGCACGCTGCGAGTCGGAGACAGGGTGATCTCT ATCAATGGTGTAGACATGACAGAGGCCAGGCATGACCAGGCAGTAGCGCTCCTTACTGGCACCTCCCCCACCATTGCCCTCTTGGTGGAACGAGACCCAAAAGCACCAGGGGGCTCTCCAGGTCAGTCCAGGGCCAGAGCCCACTCCCCTCCGCCCCCTGAACCATCAGATTCACcagaccaggaggaggaaggcctcAACCTTCATGGGAACCACCTGAGCCAGATGGAAGACGAGTATCCCATCGAG gaagtgaccctGGTGAAGTCAGGCGGTCCCCTCGGCCTGAGCATCGTAGGAGGCAGCGATCACGCCAGTCACCCGTTTGGCATCAATGAGCCCGGAGTGTTCATCTCCAAG GTGATCCCTCATGGTCTTGCGTGTCAAAGTGGTCTGCGTGTCGGCGACCGCATTTTGGAAGTGAACTCAATCGACCTACGTCACGCCACGCACCAGGAAGCTGTGCGATCCCTGCTGGCCAACAAGCAGGAGATCCGCATGTTGGTACGGAGAGATCCCTCACCACCGGGGATGCAG GAAATCGTGATCCAGAAACAACCCGGGGAGAAGCTCGGCATCAGTATCCGGGGAGGGGCCAAAGGTCATGCAGGAAACCCTTTTGATGCCACAGATGAAGGCATCTTCATCTCCAAG GTTAGTTCGAGCGGCGCAGCAGCGAGAGATGGCCGGCTGCAGGTCGGCATGCGGATCCTGGAGGTGAACAACCACAGCCTGCTGGGGATGACGCACACGGAGGCAGTGAGGGTTCTCCGTGCCATTGGAGACTCCCTGGGAATGCTGGTGTGTGATGGATTCGACCCACGAAAAGTGGCTGCTGTCGAG GCATCTCCTGGCATCATTGCCAACCCGTTTGCAACAGGCATCGTCCGCAAGAACAGTTTGGAAAGCATCTCATCAATAGACCGAGACCTGAGCCCAGAGGAGATAGACATCATGCAGAAG GAGTCTGAGATGGTGAGAGAGACATCACAGTGGGAGCGAGAAGACATGGAAAAAGTG GAGCGTATGCGCTTGGAGCGAGAGGAGGCAACTCGCCTGCTAGAAGAGGAGACCGAG AACATGCGCACTGGACCTTTAAAACTTGACTACAAAACCCTGGCAGCACTTCCCACCACCAGTCTGCAGAAAATCAACAGG TTCCCACTTCCTGTAAGTCTAGCTGCACCCATGGAGGCCCCCCTGCCGGCCCATTATGGCTCCCCTTTAGAGCCACTGGGCTTCAGTTTAAACCACCACACGGAACCCGAGTCCGCTCCCGGTCTGAACACGGGGCACCTCCAATCTGACCAGGCAGATTACCTTCAGGGACCCCAGCTCCTCGCTGCTGACAGTGCTGGTTCATCAACAACCATCAATTCATCAACatgtgaagctgaagaagaggaATGCTTGGTGGACTCTCAGCCTATCAGCTTTAAAGAAAACCCTTTCTTAGTGGCCAATCGTAAAGGCAAGGGCCGTCCTCCCGGACAGCAGATCCTGTCGGGACCTCCTGTGGGCTACGGGAAGGAGGGACAGCTCCAGCCCTGGTTGTTTAGCAAG GCGCCTTCGTCCGATTACACCAGGACCGACAGCCCTATCAGGGAAGCCCCGTACTCTCCCACCATCCAACCG CCCAGCCACCACTCTTCCAACAGCTCCTTGTGTACAGGCAGGGAGACCCGCTTT gcAAACATTCATTACACTTCCACTCCCACTGCCAAGGAGGACACGCCATCATCA ACGCGGCCCGGTGCCATCCAGCCGGTTGGGCGCGTGTGGCAGAGTACCTCCCCCGCCACCCCGGACGGCAACAGTCCCAACCCTTTCCAGCATGGTCCCTCCCCCTTCAACTCCCAGACCTCT GACCTGTACGGCGTGAGGAACAATTTCCATCTGAATCAGCCGTCTCCAGAG CCTCAGTTGATCAACGAGGTGTTTGATGATGACATAGATGGTCAAACGGGACCTGGTAAGAGTCTGGCTGGCAAGGTCTCCTCCCGTCAGGACTATATGAGCCTGGCGGCGGTGCCACGGCTCTCCAGGCTCTCCATGGAGCTGCAG AGTCCTTCTCCTGGAGGTAAGGACAGCCCGGAGCAGCGTTCCTTCAGGGACCGGCAGAAGTACTTTGAGATCGACGTGAAGCAGCAGACGCCGGACAAACCCAAACCTCGAGTGTCTCTCGTGGGAGAAGACGACctgaagaaaatgagagaggaagaag AGAGGAAGTTCGAACAGCGGGCGCGAGAGTACCTGCTGGACGAAGACGATGAGGATGATGACGAGGAAGACCTGGCGAAGCAGATGGCGCACATGAAAGCCTCCGGGAAGGTGCTGCTGGACGGAGTGGAGTACCGAGTGGAGCCCGTGTCCCCCCCATCCCAGCACTCCATGAGCCAAAGCTTCAACGTCACGCCACCCAGCTACTACGGCAGCTCGGG gccgTCCTCGGTCGATGGCAAAGGAGACTCTCAGAGAAATTCCCTGGAGGACAGCTTCAGGACGGGGCAGAGGCCCGACTCCATGACTGG ATTGATCTCCGCGTACCCGAGCGAATCGGCCGCTCCCATTCGCACCGCCAAGGCAGAGCGCAGACATCAGGAGAGGCTTCGCATGCAGAGCCCCGAGCTGGCCGTGGCCCCCGACAAGGACCTGTCCCCCGCTGAGAAGCGAGCTCTGGAGGCCGAGAAGAGAGCCATGTGGAGGGCAGCGCG GCCGTATGGTCTAGAGGAGGATGTAAGGCAGTATGAGCAGGACCTGGCTAAGAGGCTCTACCAGGCCCGAGTGAGGGCGTCTCAGGGCCCGCCCGAGGCCCCCCagcccccatcctcctcctctgcagcctCCCAGCTCAG AATGAAGTCTCTGGAGCAGGACGCCCTGAAAGCTCAGATGGTCATCGCCAAGTCGCGGGACGGGAAGAAGCGTGGGACGTTGGACCAGCTGACGGAGTCGCCCTCGCCCGCCCCCACTCCCTCCCCGACGCCAATGGAAG AGCTCAGTCCACGGGGGCTCACCTCTCCAGGCAGGCTG ACCCCTGACGCAGCGAACAACACGCAATTCATCAACGACGACTCCGGCAACCCAG GGAACGCCACCAGCCTTGAGGCCGAGGCACCCACCACGCTGCCTGCCACCTCAGCCCTGGAGGAAATGGCTCTCTATAGCAACAAGCGCAAACTGAGGCAGGGTCGCCGCAGCCTGGAAGCCGCCATGCCCACGTAA